Proteins encoded together in one Festucalex cinctus isolate MCC-2025b chromosome 8, RoL_Fcin_1.0, whole genome shotgun sequence window:
- the poc1a gene encoding POC1 centriolar protein homolog A isoform X1 translates to MRNVRLGPKDKRQGGTSKLEAASSSPLGRDSSRNSATMRPDPTLERNFKGHKEAVTSVDFSSSMKQIATCSTDCSVMIWNMKPQRRAYRFDGHEDSVTSIQFSPSGHLVASCSKDKTVRLWVPNIKAQSTVFKAHTATVRSVHFSEDGQALITASDDKTVKVWALHRQKFLFSLNQHINWVRCARFSPDSRLIISSSDDKTIKLWDKNSRECIHSFYEHAGYANYVDFHPSGTCIAAASTDNSVKVWDIRSHKMLQHYQVHNGAVNCLSFHPSGNFLLTASNDSTTKILDLVEGKLLFTLHGHQGPVNCVAFSRTGDYFASGGSDEQVMVWKSNFDESSDGARVQQSTCPTRQASELSQTAAKTGRRHAGAHGRSSPGSTSTHTNVQGPPEPPLQVPLASEESPTGLTSTLEHIMGQLDVLTQTVSILEQRLTLTEDKLKECLQNQVASHARDQASWTPHAQY, encoded by the exons ATGCGCAATGTTAGGCTAGGTCCAAAAGACAAACGCCAGGGAGGGACCAGCAAATTGGAAGCTGCTTCTTCTTCGCCGCTTGGACGCGACTCCAGTAGAAACAGCGCCACCATGCGG CCTGATCCAACGCTTGAGCGTAATTTCAAGGGTCACAAGGAGGCCGTGACGAGTGTGGACTTCAGCAGCAGCATGAAACAGATCG CCACATGCTCCACAGACTGTAGCGTGATGATCTGGAACATGAAACCTCAGAGGCGTGCATATCGTTTTGACGGTCATGAAGACTCTGTCACCTCCATCCAGTTTTCTCCATCAGGACACCTGGTGGCCTCCTGCTCCAAAGACAAGACTGTGCGCCTTTGGGTGCCCAACAT CAAGGCTCAGTCAACTGTATTCAAGGCTCACACAGCCACCGTGCGTAGTGTGCATTTTTCCGAGGACGGCCAGGCTCTGATCACGGCGTCCGATGACAAAACGGTCAAAGTGTGGGCCCTCCACCGACAAAAGTTCCTGTTCTCCCTCAACCAGCATATCAATTGGGTCCGCTGTGCCAG GTTTTCTCCAGACAGCCGTTTGATCATTTCCTCGAGTGATGACAAAACTATTAAGCTGTGGGACAAAAACAGCCGGGAATGTATTCATTCTTTCTACGAACATGCAGG TTATGCAAACTATGTGGATTTCCATCCCAGTGGAACATGCATCGCTGCAGCCAGTACTGACAATTCAGTCAAGGTGTGGGACATTCGATCCCACAAGATGCTGCAACATTACCAAG TCCACAACGGCGCGGTGAACTGTTTGTCTTTCCATCCGTCTGGTAATTTTCTCCTCACTGCATCCAACGATTCCACAACCAAGATACTTGACCTTGTGGAGGGAAAACTCTTGTTCACACTGCACGGACACCAG GGTCCAGTAAATTGTGTGGCCTTTTCTAGAACAGGAGACTACTTCGCCTCTGGAGGTTCTGATGAACAG GTGATGGTGTGGAAGAGCAACTTTGATGAGAGCAGTGATGGAGCCAGGGTGCAGCAGTCCACCTGTCCCACCCGCCAG GCCTCGGAACTATCCCAAACAGCTGCCAAAACAGGCCGCCGTCACGCCGGCGCCCACGGGCGTTCGAGCCCCGGTTCCACCTCCACCCACACAAATGTCCAGGGTCCGCCTGAGCCCCCGCTCCAAGTGCCCCTTGCCTCGGAAGAAAGCCCGACCGGCCTAACCAGCACACTTGAACACATTATGGGTCAACTGGATGTTCTGACGCAG ACGGTGTCCATCTTGGAACAGCGGCTGACGCTGACAGAAGACAAGCTGAAGGAGTGTTTACAGAACCAGGTGGCGTCTCACGCCCGAGACCAGGCGAGCTGGACGCCGCACGCCCAGTACTGA
- the poc1a gene encoding POC1 centriolar protein homolog A isoform X3, with protein sequence MKQIATCSTDCSVMIWNMKPQRRAYRFDGHEDSVTSIQFSPSGHLVASCSKDKTVRLWVPNIKAQSTVFKAHTATVRSVHFSEDGQALITASDDKTVKVWALHRQKFLFSLNQHINWVRCARFSPDSRLIISSSDDKTIKLWDKNSRECIHSFYEHAGYANYVDFHPSGTCIAAASTDNSVKVWDIRSHKMLQHYQVHNGAVNCLSFHPSGNFLLTASNDSTTKILDLVEGKLLFTLHGHQGPVNCVAFSRTGDYFASGGSDEQVMVWKSNFDESSDGARVQQSTCPTRQASELSQTAAKTGRRHAGAHGRSSPGSTSTHTNVQGPPEPPLQVPLASEESPTGLTSTLEHIMGQLDVLTQTVSILEQRLTLTEDKLKECLQNQVASHARDQASWTPHAQY encoded by the exons ATGAAACAGATCG CCACATGCTCCACAGACTGTAGCGTGATGATCTGGAACATGAAACCTCAGAGGCGTGCATATCGTTTTGACGGTCATGAAGACTCTGTCACCTCCATCCAGTTTTCTCCATCAGGACACCTGGTGGCCTCCTGCTCCAAAGACAAGACTGTGCGCCTTTGGGTGCCCAACAT CAAGGCTCAGTCAACTGTATTCAAGGCTCACACAGCCACCGTGCGTAGTGTGCATTTTTCCGAGGACGGCCAGGCTCTGATCACGGCGTCCGATGACAAAACGGTCAAAGTGTGGGCCCTCCACCGACAAAAGTTCCTGTTCTCCCTCAACCAGCATATCAATTGGGTCCGCTGTGCCAG GTTTTCTCCAGACAGCCGTTTGATCATTTCCTCGAGTGATGACAAAACTATTAAGCTGTGGGACAAAAACAGCCGGGAATGTATTCATTCTTTCTACGAACATGCAGG TTATGCAAACTATGTGGATTTCCATCCCAGTGGAACATGCATCGCTGCAGCCAGTACTGACAATTCAGTCAAGGTGTGGGACATTCGATCCCACAAGATGCTGCAACATTACCAAG TCCACAACGGCGCGGTGAACTGTTTGTCTTTCCATCCGTCTGGTAATTTTCTCCTCACTGCATCCAACGATTCCACAACCAAGATACTTGACCTTGTGGAGGGAAAACTCTTGTTCACACTGCACGGACACCAG GGTCCAGTAAATTGTGTGGCCTTTTCTAGAACAGGAGACTACTTCGCCTCTGGAGGTTCTGATGAACAG GTGATGGTGTGGAAGAGCAACTTTGATGAGAGCAGTGATGGAGCCAGGGTGCAGCAGTCCACCTGTCCCACCCGCCAG GCCTCGGAACTATCCCAAACAGCTGCCAAAACAGGCCGCCGTCACGCCGGCGCCCACGGGCGTTCGAGCCCCGGTTCCACCTCCACCCACACAAATGTCCAGGGTCCGCCTGAGCCCCCGCTCCAAGTGCCCCTTGCCTCGGAAGAAAGCCCGACCGGCCTAACCAGCACACTTGAACACATTATGGGTCAACTGGATGTTCTGACGCAG ACGGTGTCCATCTTGGAACAGCGGCTGACGCTGACAGAAGACAAGCTGAAGGAGTGTTTACAGAACCAGGTGGCGTCTCACGCCCGAGACCAGGCGAGCTGGACGCCGCACGCCCAGTACTGA
- the poc1a gene encoding POC1 centriolar protein homolog A isoform X2, which translates to MTSALPDPTLERNFKGHKEAVTSVDFSSSMKQIATCSTDCSVMIWNMKPQRRAYRFDGHEDSVTSIQFSPSGHLVASCSKDKTVRLWVPNIKAQSTVFKAHTATVRSVHFSEDGQALITASDDKTVKVWALHRQKFLFSLNQHINWVRCARFSPDSRLIISSSDDKTIKLWDKNSRECIHSFYEHAGYANYVDFHPSGTCIAAASTDNSVKVWDIRSHKMLQHYQVHNGAVNCLSFHPSGNFLLTASNDSTTKILDLVEGKLLFTLHGHQGPVNCVAFSRTGDYFASGGSDEQVMVWKSNFDESSDGARVQQSTCPTRQASELSQTAAKTGRRHAGAHGRSSPGSTSTHTNVQGPPEPPLQVPLASEESPTGLTSTLEHIMGQLDVLTQTVSILEQRLTLTEDKLKECLQNQVASHARDQASWTPHAQY; encoded by the exons CCTGATCCAACGCTTGAGCGTAATTTCAAGGGTCACAAGGAGGCCGTGACGAGTGTGGACTTCAGCAGCAGCATGAAACAGATCG CCACATGCTCCACAGACTGTAGCGTGATGATCTGGAACATGAAACCTCAGAGGCGTGCATATCGTTTTGACGGTCATGAAGACTCTGTCACCTCCATCCAGTTTTCTCCATCAGGACACCTGGTGGCCTCCTGCTCCAAAGACAAGACTGTGCGCCTTTGGGTGCCCAACAT CAAGGCTCAGTCAACTGTATTCAAGGCTCACACAGCCACCGTGCGTAGTGTGCATTTTTCCGAGGACGGCCAGGCTCTGATCACGGCGTCCGATGACAAAACGGTCAAAGTGTGGGCCCTCCACCGACAAAAGTTCCTGTTCTCCCTCAACCAGCATATCAATTGGGTCCGCTGTGCCAG GTTTTCTCCAGACAGCCGTTTGATCATTTCCTCGAGTGATGACAAAACTATTAAGCTGTGGGACAAAAACAGCCGGGAATGTATTCATTCTTTCTACGAACATGCAGG TTATGCAAACTATGTGGATTTCCATCCCAGTGGAACATGCATCGCTGCAGCCAGTACTGACAATTCAGTCAAGGTGTGGGACATTCGATCCCACAAGATGCTGCAACATTACCAAG TCCACAACGGCGCGGTGAACTGTTTGTCTTTCCATCCGTCTGGTAATTTTCTCCTCACTGCATCCAACGATTCCACAACCAAGATACTTGACCTTGTGGAGGGAAAACTCTTGTTCACACTGCACGGACACCAG GGTCCAGTAAATTGTGTGGCCTTTTCTAGAACAGGAGACTACTTCGCCTCTGGAGGTTCTGATGAACAG GTGATGGTGTGGAAGAGCAACTTTGATGAGAGCAGTGATGGAGCCAGGGTGCAGCAGTCCACCTGTCCCACCCGCCAG GCCTCGGAACTATCCCAAACAGCTGCCAAAACAGGCCGCCGTCACGCCGGCGCCCACGGGCGTTCGAGCCCCGGTTCCACCTCCACCCACACAAATGTCCAGGGTCCGCCTGAGCCCCCGCTCCAAGTGCCCCTTGCCTCGGAAGAAAGCCCGACCGGCCTAACCAGCACACTTGAACACATTATGGGTCAACTGGATGTTCTGACGCAG ACGGTGTCCATCTTGGAACAGCGGCTGACGCTGACAGAAGACAAGCTGAAGGAGTGTTTACAGAACCAGGTGGCGTCTCACGCCCGAGACCAGGCGAGCTGGACGCCGCACGCCCAGTACTGA